The proteins below are encoded in one region of Streptomyces cyanogenus:
- a CDS encoding MIP/aquaporin family protein, which produces MSNGDIFVGEVIGTAILILFGAGVCAAVTLRYSKARASGWVVIAFGWGFGVLAGAYTAAPLSGGHLNPAVTIGIAVDTGRWGKVWVYLLGQIVGAMLGAVLAYLVYLAQFQANVRTEGTTDGTAGEPVPTLGVFSTIPEIRNPVANLVTEIIATVALVLPVLAFGLTKGLGESGTTVLIVSLLVVGIGLSLGGPTGYAINPARDLGPRLVHTFLPIPNKGSSDWGYAWIPVVGPLVGGALAGLVYNAAF; this is translated from the coding sequence ATGAGCAACGGAGACATATTCGTCGGCGAGGTCATCGGCACCGCGATTCTGATCCTGTTCGGCGCCGGCGTCTGCGCCGCCGTCACCCTCCGGTACTCCAAGGCAAGGGCCTCGGGCTGGGTCGTGATCGCGTTCGGCTGGGGCTTCGGCGTGCTAGCCGGCGCGTACACCGCCGCTCCCCTCTCCGGCGGTCACCTCAATCCGGCGGTCACCATCGGCATCGCCGTGGACACCGGCAGGTGGGGCAAGGTCTGGGTGTATCTGCTCGGGCAGATCGTCGGCGCGATGCTCGGCGCCGTACTGGCGTATCTGGTGTACCTCGCCCAGTTCCAGGCCAACGTCCGCACGGAAGGCACCACCGACGGCACCGCCGGCGAACCCGTGCCGACGCTCGGTGTCTTCTCCACCATCCCGGAGATCCGGAACCCGGTCGCCAATCTCGTCACGGAGATCATCGCGACCGTCGCGCTCGTCCTGCCGGTCCTCGCCTTCGGGCTCACGAAGGGGCTCGGCGAATCCGGCACCACCGTGCTGATCGTCTCCTTGCTAGTCGTCGGCATCGGCCTCTCCCTCGGCGGCCCCACCGGCTACGCCATCAATCCGGCCCGCGACCTCGGCCCACGCCTCGTGCACACCTTCCTGCCGATCCCCAACAAGGGCAGCTCCGACTGGGGTTATGCCTGGATCCCGGTCGTCGGCCCGCTCGTCGGCGGAGCACTGGCCGGCCTGGTCTACAACGCCGCCTTCTGA
- a CDS encoding GGDEF domain-containing protein encodes MHSWTDTLRFAFQPVVNLRTGAVAALETLARPETGDVLAQARRDPELDARLAVLALRAAARKETLLPLHLNVFAATLADLGGLTPLHDAVRAAGRLTWEVTLDIVPPYTHVPQRALLEAVASLREQGFRISADGVGDGDVPLRLLTDLSPDLVKLDASLLARPAAVRAMRTLCEELGALVAVEGVETELQCAGAMSAGAQLGQGELFAPPARIPAADVYVPPPAPDATAAPRSGPSVREFVRPAALLPLTAPAGQVRALLTGSPDVSGVLLVDPSGRPVRSVHRSRFLLSMSGRYGHALYADRPAFKLGDAPRTVGVDATAWEVLDVVAVGGRDRTSDDVAVVDAHGRCVGVVRLADLVRALAESRVEEAAGLNPLTRLPGSDAIVDEVDRRISDGRAFALSWLDIDHFKQVNDGAGFAAGDELIRAVGRALQQAVAGHARVGHIGGDDFLVLADEEALDPLVAAVLDVPWAAGGRPVTLSLATVVCGPGSVGDHHQAAAHLAPLKKAAKALDGASWVLGRAGSPGHEVRRGGLGEAPAQAGYAAAEPGW; translated from the coding sequence GTGCACTCCTGGACGGATACTCTCCGCTTCGCCTTCCAGCCAGTGGTCAACCTGAGGACGGGCGCGGTCGCCGCACTGGAGACACTCGCCCGCCCGGAGACCGGCGACGTCCTGGCCCAGGCCCGCCGGGATCCCGAACTGGACGCCCGGCTGGCCGTGCTGGCGCTCCGCGCGGCGGCCCGCAAGGAGACGCTGCTACCGCTGCACCTGAACGTGTTCGCGGCCACGCTCGCCGACCTCGGCGGTCTGACACCGCTGCACGACGCCGTCCGCGCGGCGGGACGCCTGACCTGGGAGGTGACGCTCGACATCGTGCCGCCCTACACGCACGTGCCCCAGCGGGCCCTCCTGGAGGCGGTGGCCTCGCTGCGCGAGCAGGGCTTCCGGATCAGCGCGGACGGCGTCGGCGACGGCGACGTACCGCTCAGGCTGCTCACCGACCTCTCCCCCGACCTGGTCAAGCTCGACGCCTCCCTGCTGGCCCGGCCGGCCGCGGTACGGGCGATGCGGACGCTGTGCGAGGAACTGGGTGCCCTGGTCGCGGTGGAGGGCGTGGAGACGGAACTCCAGTGTGCGGGGGCCATGTCGGCCGGCGCGCAGCTGGGTCAGGGCGAGCTGTTCGCGCCCCCCGCCCGGATCCCCGCAGCGGACGTCTACGTTCCGCCGCCGGCTCCGGATGCCACCGCCGCTCCCCGTTCCGGGCCGTCGGTGCGGGAGTTCGTGCGACCCGCCGCCCTACTGCCGCTCACCGCCCCGGCAGGGCAGGTACGGGCGCTGCTGACCGGTTCGCCGGACGTCTCGGGGGTCCTGCTGGTGGACCCGTCCGGCCGGCCCGTCCGGTCGGTGCACCGCTCGCGCTTCCTGCTGTCGATGTCGGGCCGCTACGGACACGCCCTGTACGCCGACCGGCCGGCCTTCAAACTGGGCGACGCGCCCCGCACGGTCGGCGTCGACGCGACCGCCTGGGAGGTGCTGGACGTGGTGGCGGTCGGGGGCCGGGACCGGACCTCCGACGACGTGGCGGTGGTCGACGCACACGGCCGGTGCGTGGGGGTCGTACGCCTGGCGGATCTCGTGCGGGCGCTGGCCGAGAGCCGGGTCGAGGAGGCCGCCGGGCTCAACCCGCTGACCCGGCTGCCCGGTTCGGACGCGATCGTGGACGAGGTGGACCGGCGGATCTCCGACGGGCGGGCGTTCGCGCTCAGCTGGCTGGACATCGATCACTTCAAGCAGGTCAACGACGGTGCCGGGTTCGCCGCGGGCGACGAGCTGATCCGCGCGGTGGGCCGCGCCCTCCAGCAGGCGGTCGCCGGGCACGCGCGCGTGGGGCACATCGGCGGTGACGACTTCCTGGTGCTGGCCGACGAGGAGGCGCTCGATCCGCTGGTGGCCGCCGTGCTGGACGTCCCCTGGGCGGCGGGCGGGCGGCCGGTCACCCTCTCCCTGGCGACCGTCGTCTGCGGCCCCGGCAGCGTGGGAGACCACCACCAGGCCGCCGCCCATCTCGCTCCGCTGAAGAAGGCCGCCAAGGCGCTCGACGGCGCGAGCTGGGTGCTGGGGCGCGCCGGGTCACCGGGTCACGAGGTCCGGCGCGGTGGCCTGGGTGAGGCCCCGGCGCAGGCCGGATACGCAGCCGCCGAGCCAGGGTGGTGA
- a CDS encoding Zn-ribbon domain-containing OB-fold protein, whose protein sequence is MSYTRKPAITGWFTGEGDGFRLLGTRCTACASVFFPREDVHCRNPHCAGGPLKEIPLSRKGRIWSYTDSRYRPPSPYVSDPELPWEPYALIAVELEAERIVVLGQAAPGVTVADLTVGMEVEVVPGVLHEDEDTGTTWTIWHWRPTGVAA, encoded by the coding sequence TTGTCGTACACACGCAAGCCGGCGATCACCGGCTGGTTCACCGGTGAGGGTGACGGTTTCCGGCTCCTGGGCACCCGCTGTACGGCCTGCGCCTCGGTCTTCTTCCCGCGCGAGGACGTCCACTGCCGCAACCCGCACTGCGCGGGCGGGCCCCTGAAGGAGATTCCCTTGTCGCGAAAGGGACGCATCTGGTCGTACACCGACAGCCGGTACCGTCCGCCGTCACCCTATGTGAGCGATCCGGAACTTCCGTGGGAGCCGTACGCGTTGATCGCGGTGGAGCTGGAGGCCGAGCGGATCGTGGTGCTGGGGCAGGCGGCTCCCGGGGTCACCGTCGCCGATCTGACGGTGGGCATGGAGGTGGAGGTCGTCCCCGGTGTGCTCCACGAGGACGAGGACACGGGGACGACCTGGACGATCTGGCACTGGCGGCCGACGGGGGTGGCGGCGTGA
- a CDS encoding NUDIX domain-containing protein: MSETQHPTANSAPDSHCSSCGASFGEGVCGWPRTCPSCGTVAYRNPLPVAVALQPVYDTKGTALVVITRTVAPARGGTALPGGYIDDREDWKQAVVRELKEETGIDAAAREVRLVDAMSSPDGHLLLFGLLPERPADGLPPSGPTDETEGWQLLRRPEELAFPLHTVAVKAWFEGRYV; encoded by the coding sequence GTGTCCGAAACTCAGCACCCAACTGCCAATTCCGCGCCGGACTCCCACTGTTCGAGCTGCGGGGCGTCCTTTGGAGAGGGCGTTTGCGGATGGCCGCGCACCTGTCCGTCCTGCGGGACCGTCGCCTACCGCAACCCGCTGCCGGTCGCGGTCGCGCTCCAGCCCGTGTACGACACCAAGGGCACGGCCCTGGTCGTCATCACCCGTACCGTCGCCCCCGCGCGCGGAGGCACGGCCCTGCCCGGCGGTTACATCGACGACCGCGAGGACTGGAAGCAGGCCGTCGTACGCGAGCTCAAGGAAGAGACCGGCATCGACGCAGCCGCCCGCGAGGTACGGCTCGTGGACGCCATGAGCTCACCCGACGGACACCTGCTGCTGTTCGGACTGCTGCCGGAACGCCCGGCCGACGGACTGCCGCCCTCCGGTCCCACGGACGAGACCGAGGGCTGGCAGCTGCTGCGCCGGCCCGAGGAGCTCGCCTTCCCGCTGCACACGGTGGCCGTCAAGGCGTGGTTCGAGGGCCGCTACGTATGA
- the glpK gene encoding glycerol kinase GlpK, translating into MTDTAGTYVAAIDQGTTSSRCIVFDHSGAIVAVDQREHRQIFPKPGWVEHDATEIWSKVQAVVAGALAKAGLRADQLSALGITNQRETTVLWDRATGKPVHNAIVWQDTRTAALCAELGGTDGQDRFRERTGLPLASYFSGPKAAWLLDHVPGLRQRAERGEIAFGTIDSWLIWNLTGGTDGGRHVTDVTNAGRTMLMNLDTLQWDASILSAMNVPEAVLPEIRSSAEVYGTAVGQLSGVPVASALGDQQAAVFGQACYDVGTAKNTYGTGSFLLLNTGNRPVPSKSGLLTTMGYKIGGEAPVYCLEGSIAITGALVQWFRDQLGIIRSADEIETLAASVDDNGGAYIVPAFSGLFAPYWRSDARGVVTGLTRYVTKAHLARAVLEATSWQTREVVDAMYQDSGVRITTLKVDGGMTKNNLLMQHQADVLGVPVIRPRVSETTCLGAAYAAGLATGVWNDLDELKSHWQKDAEWTPAMEAPVRDREYRNWRRAVEKSFGWLAEDGGPEA; encoded by the coding sequence ATGACGGACACCGCCGGCACGTATGTCGCCGCCATCGACCAGGGCACCACCTCCAGCCGCTGCATCGTCTTCGACCACAGCGGCGCGATCGTCGCCGTCGACCAGCGCGAGCACCGGCAGATCTTTCCCAAGCCGGGCTGGGTGGAGCACGACGCCACCGAGATCTGGTCCAAGGTGCAGGCCGTGGTGGCCGGGGCGCTGGCCAAGGCCGGGCTGCGCGCCGACCAGCTGAGCGCCCTGGGCATCACCAACCAACGGGAGACCACGGTCCTGTGGGACCGCGCCACGGGCAAGCCCGTGCACAACGCCATCGTCTGGCAGGACACCCGGACGGCGGCGCTGTGTGCCGAACTGGGCGGCACGGACGGCCAGGACCGCTTCCGCGAACGGACCGGGCTGCCGCTGGCCAGCTACTTCTCCGGGCCCAAGGCGGCCTGGCTGCTGGACCACGTGCCCGGTCTGCGGCAGCGGGCCGAACGCGGTGAGATCGCGTTCGGAACCATCGACTCCTGGCTGATCTGGAACCTCACGGGCGGCACCGACGGCGGCCGGCACGTCACCGACGTCACCAACGCCGGCCGCACGATGCTGATGAACCTGGACACCCTCCAGTGGGACGCCTCCATCCTCTCCGCGATGAACGTGCCCGAGGCCGTGCTCCCCGAGATCCGGTCCTCCGCCGAGGTGTACGGCACCGCGGTCGGACAGCTGTCCGGGGTGCCCGTGGCCTCCGCGCTGGGCGACCAGCAGGCCGCCGTGTTCGGGCAGGCCTGCTATGACGTCGGCACCGCGAAGAACACCTACGGCACCGGCAGTTTCCTGCTCCTGAACACCGGCAACCGGCCGGTGCCGTCCAAGAGCGGGCTGCTGACGACGATGGGCTACAAGATCGGCGGGGAGGCGCCGGTGTACTGCCTGGAGGGGTCCATAGCGATAACGGGCGCGCTGGTCCAGTGGTTCCGAGATCAGCTCGGGATCATCCGGAGCGCCGACGAGATCGAGACGCTGGCGGCGAGCGTCGACGACAACGGCGGCGCCTACATCGTGCCGGCGTTCTCCGGCCTTTTCGCGCCGTACTGGCGCTCCGACGCGCGCGGGGTCGTCACCGGCCTCACCCGGTACGTCACGAAGGCCCACCTCGCGCGCGCGGTGCTGGAGGCGACGAGCTGGCAGACCCGCGAGGTCGTGGACGCGATGTACCAGGACTCGGGGGTGCGGATCACCACCTTGAAGGTGGACGGCGGCATGACGAAGAACAACCTGCTCATGCAGCACCAGGCGGATGTCCTAGGCGTGCCGGTGATCCGGCCGCGGGTGTCGGAGACGACCTGTCTGGGCGCCGCCTACGCGGCCGGGCTGGCCACCGGGGTGTGGAACGACCTGGACGAGCTGAAGTCGCACTGGCAGAAGGACGCCGAGTGGACGCCCGCGATGGAGGCGCCGGTCCGCGACCGCGAGTACCGCAACTGGCGCAGGGCCGTGGAGAAGAGCTTCGGCTGGCTGGCCGAGGACGGGGGCCCGGAGGCGTAG
- a CDS encoding lipid-transfer protein, with protein MTKDVAVLGAGMHPWGKWGRGFVEYGTAAARAALMDAGLDWRDVRSVVGADTVRGGYPGHVAGATFAKALGWQGATVTSVYAACASGAQAVAAARAQILAGLADVVLVVGADAAPKGFFRPAGGDRPDDPDWLRFRLLGATNPAYFGLYARRRMAVHGDTLEDFALVKVKNAALGVLNPYARYRKRVTAEEVAASAVVADPLRLLDICATSDGGAALVLSSVDFAHRHGVARPVRIRAVSTVTPRFPNTVPDLPDIATDSAVAAAPPARTFRASIAGAAYEEAGIGPEDLSVAEVYDLSTALELQWYEDLGLCGEGEGAKLLREGATAPGGRIPVNTSGGLASFGEAVPAQAIAQVCELTWQLRGVAGDRQVAGARVGITANQGLFGHGSSVVAVR; from the coding sequence GTGACGAAGGACGTGGCGGTGCTCGGTGCGGGCATGCACCCATGGGGCAAGTGGGGCCGTGGCTTCGTGGAGTACGGGACGGCGGCGGCCCGCGCGGCACTCATGGACGCCGGCCTCGACTGGCGGGACGTCCGATCGGTCGTGGGTGCGGACACCGTGCGCGGCGGATATCCGGGACACGTCGCCGGAGCCACGTTCGCCAAGGCCCTCGGCTGGCAGGGAGCCACGGTGACCAGCGTGTACGCGGCGTGCGCGTCCGGGGCCCAGGCCGTTGCCGCGGCGCGGGCCCAGATCCTCGCCGGCCTGGCGGACGTCGTCCTCGTGGTGGGTGCGGACGCAGCGCCCAAGGGATTCTTCCGGCCCGCGGGCGGGGACCGCCCCGACGATCCGGACTGGCTGCGGTTCCGCCTGCTCGGGGCGACGAATCCGGCGTACTTCGGGCTGTACGCGCGGCGGCGGATGGCGGTGCACGGGGACACACTGGAGGACTTCGCGCTGGTCAAGGTGAAGAACGCCGCCCTCGGGGTGCTCAACCCGTACGCCCGGTACCGCAAGCGGGTCACCGCCGAGGAAGTGGCCGCCTCCGCCGTGGTCGCGGACCCACTGCGGTTGCTGGACATCTGCGCCACCTCCGACGGCGGGGCCGCCCTGGTGCTGTCCAGCGTGGACTTCGCACACCGGCACGGTGTCGCCCGGCCGGTGCGGATCCGGGCGGTGTCCACGGTGACCCCCCGCTTCCCGAACACGGTGCCGGACCTGCCGGACATCGCCACGGACTCCGCGGTCGCGGCGGCGCCGCCGGCGCGGACCTTCCGGGCGTCCATCGCCGGAGCCGCCTACGAGGAAGCGGGCATCGGCCCCGAGGACCTGTCCGTGGCCGAGGTGTACGACCTGTCCACCGCACTCGAACTGCAGTGGTACGAGGATCTGGGACTGTGCGGCGAGGGCGAGGGCGCGAAGCTGCTGCGGGAGGGCGCGACCGCCCCGGGCGGCCGGATACCCGTGAACACCAGCGGCGGGCTGGCCTCCTTCGGCGAGGCGGTCCCGGCCCAGGCCATCGCCCAGGTGTGCGAGTTGACCTGGCAGTTGAGAGGCGTGGCGGGCGACCGTCAGGTCGCCGGGGCGCGGGTGGGCATCACCGCCAACCAAGGGCTGTTCGGGCACGGTTCCTCGGTGGTCGCCGTGCGGTGA
- a CDS encoding acetoacetate--CoA ligase has product MSTANPQPLWQPDPQQIAQARITRFQAWAAEHHGAPAEGGYPALHRWSVDRLETFWAAVTEWFDVRFSTPCTRVLGDRAMPGAQWFPGATLNYAEHALRAAADRADEPALLHVDETHEPRPVTWTELRRQVGSLSAELRALGVRPGDRVSGYLPNIPQAVVALLATAAVGAVWTSCAPDFGARSVLDRFQQVEPVVLFTVDGYRYGGKEHDRRETVAELRRELPTVRAVVHIPLLGTEAPDGALEWSALTAGDAEPVFEQVPFDHPLWVLYSSGTTGLPKAIVQSQGGILVEHLKQLGLHCDLGPEDRFFWYTSTGWMMWNFLVSGLLTGTTIVLYDGSPGYPDTGAQWRVAERTGATLYGTSAAYVMACRKAGVHPARDHDLSAVKCVATTGSPLPPDGFRWLHDEVRDDLWIASVSGGTDVCSCFAGAVPTLPVYTGELQAPGLGTDLQSWDPSGKPLVDEVGELVVTNPMPSMPIHFWNDPDGRRYHDSYFDTYPGVWRHGDWITVTSRGTVVIHGRSDSTLNRQGVRMGSADIYEVVERLPEIKESLVIGIEQPDGGYWMPLFVHLAPGAVLDEALLNRVKQAIREQLSPRHIPDEIIEVPGIPHTLTGKRIEVPVKRLLQGTPLEKAVNPGSIDNLALLGFYEELARKRA; this is encoded by the coding sequence ATGTCGACCGCGAACCCCCAGCCGCTCTGGCAGCCCGATCCCCAGCAGATCGCCCAGGCCCGCATCACCCGGTTCCAGGCATGGGCCGCCGAACACCACGGCGCCCCGGCCGAGGGCGGGTATCCGGCACTGCACCGGTGGTCCGTCGACCGGCTGGAGACCTTCTGGGCAGCCGTCACCGAATGGTTCGACGTACGGTTCTCGACCCCCTGCACGCGCGTGCTCGGCGACCGCGCCATGCCCGGCGCCCAGTGGTTCCCCGGAGCCACCCTCAACTACGCCGAACACGCCCTGCGCGCCGCGGCGGACCGCGCGGACGAACCCGCTCTCCTCCACGTGGACGAGACGCACGAACCGCGCCCGGTGACCTGGACCGAACTGCGCCGCCAGGTGGGCTCCCTCTCCGCGGAACTCCGCGCCCTCGGCGTACGCCCCGGCGACCGCGTCAGCGGCTACCTCCCCAACATCCCCCAGGCCGTCGTCGCCCTCCTCGCCACGGCCGCCGTCGGCGCCGTCTGGACCTCGTGCGCCCCCGACTTCGGCGCCCGCAGCGTCCTCGACCGCTTCCAGCAGGTCGAACCCGTCGTCCTGTTCACCGTCGACGGCTACCGCTACGGCGGCAAGGAGCACGACCGCCGCGAGACGGTCGCCGAGCTGCGCCGTGAGCTGCCCACCGTGCGCGCCGTCGTCCACATCCCGCTGCTGGGCACCGAGGCACCCGACGGCGCCCTGGAGTGGTCGGCGCTGACGGCAGGGGACGCCGAGCCGGTCTTCGAGCAGGTCCCGTTCGACCACCCGCTGTGGGTGCTGTACTCCTCCGGCACGACCGGCCTGCCGAAGGCCATCGTCCAGTCACAGGGCGGCATCCTGGTCGAACACCTCAAGCAGCTCGGCCTGCACTGCGACCTCGGCCCCGAGGACCGGTTCTTCTGGTACACCTCGACCGGCTGGATGATGTGGAACTTCCTCGTCTCCGGTCTGCTCACGGGCACCACGATCGTCCTGTACGACGGCAGCCCCGGCTACCCGGACACCGGCGCCCAGTGGCGGGTCGCCGAGCGCACCGGAGCCACCCTCTACGGCACCTCCGCCGCCTACGTGATGGCCTGTCGCAAGGCCGGCGTCCACCCCGCCCGCGACCATGACCTGTCGGCGGTGAAGTGCGTCGCCACCACCGGCTCCCCGCTGCCGCCCGACGGCTTCCGCTGGCTGCACGACGAGGTCCGCGACGACCTGTGGATCGCCTCCGTCAGCGGCGGCACGGACGTCTGCTCCTGCTTCGCCGGCGCCGTACCCACCCTGCCGGTGTACACCGGCGAACTCCAGGCACCCGGCCTCGGCACCGACCTGCAGTCCTGGGACCCGAGCGGCAAGCCCCTCGTCGACGAGGTCGGCGAGCTCGTCGTCACCAACCCCATGCCGTCGATGCCGATCCACTTCTGGAACGACCCCGACGGCCGCCGCTACCACGACAGCTACTTCGACACCTATCCCGGCGTCTGGCGCCACGGCGACTGGATCACCGTCACCTCACGCGGCACGGTCGTCATCCACGGGCGCTCCGACTCCACCCTCAACCGGCAGGGCGTCCGCATGGGCTCGGCCGACATCTACGAGGTCGTCGAGCGCCTGCCCGAGATCAAGGAATCCCTCGTCATCGGCATCGAACAGCCCGACGGAGGCTACTGGATGCCGCTGTTCGTCCACCTCGCGCCGGGCGCCGTACTGGACGAGGCCCTCCTGAACCGCGTCAAGCAGGCCATCCGCGAACAGCTCTCGCCGCGCCACATCCCCGACGAGATCATCGAGGTGCCCGGCATCCCGCACACCCTCACCGGCAAGCGCATCGAGGTCCCGGTCAAACGCCTGCTGCAGGGCACCCCTCTGGAAAAGGCCGTCAATCCCGGTTCCATCGACAACCTCGCCCTGCTCGGCTTCTACGAGGAACTCGCCCGCAAACGCGCCTGA
- a CDS encoding glycoside hydrolase family 31 protein translates to MDGRDLVRSVSVVGAGRAARGLRTVRAAWRRKRIDAAGLPRRGPERARVPGQVQGVEPGPGGGLIRFSRSELRVVVAANGAVFWGWDGAGPQPSYALAGSGPEPDPRAVLEPDKDGGWRVVAERVTVVVSRHGAVQVCTPGGVTLRRDLPPRWWEPVGGGAARWMQRSEVAADARFFGLGGRASGPRLRDGAYRLWNTDPGRAFGPGEDPLYLTMPVQLVVADAGTHLVFHDTTWDGTVVLREGEEGAGSGHDRAGSCEVRMAGGPLRCWVMVGTPARVLLTWAALTGPPALPPAWALGHHHARWGFGSEQELRRIVAGYQERGLPLDAVHLDIDHYDEHRVFTVDQERFPKLPVLAEELRRDGIRLVSIVDPAVRAEPGNPVYESGAAVDAFVRDGRGRTVEGVAWAGDSVFPDFTHARVREWWGGLYEERLGQGFAGFWHDMNEPTSFSAFGESTLPRSARHALEGRGGDHREAHNVYALCMARAAYEGLRELAPRERPFLFSRSGWAGLQRYGGTWSGDVATGWPGLRASLSLVLGLGLCGVPYSGPDVGGFDGSPSPELYLRWFQLGAYLPLFRTHAGLQAGRREPWEFGDEVLEHARVALLERRRLLPYFLTLAHLARRTGAPYVRPLWWGAPEDRALRDCEDTFLLGDGLLVAPVLDPGARRRTVRLPRGRWYDTVTEEVHEGPAQVVLDASLSRIPVLARAGAVIPVRGTDGRLELEVWAPARGRTGGGLVVPDAGDGWDEPEIERYVARRQGGRVVVTRHREDGVAEPPYPVRVRGLS, encoded by the coding sequence ATGGACGGTCGTGACCTGGTGCGTTCGGTGAGTGTGGTCGGTGCGGGGCGGGCGGCTCGGGGGTTGCGTACCGTGCGGGCGGCGTGGCGCAGGAAGCGTATCGACGCCGCCGGGCTGCCGCGGCGGGGACCCGAGCGGGCTCGGGTGCCGGGGCAGGTGCAGGGCGTGGAGCCGGGGCCGGGCGGGGGTCTGATCCGGTTCAGCCGCTCCGAGCTGCGGGTCGTCGTGGCGGCGAACGGCGCGGTCTTCTGGGGGTGGGACGGGGCGGGTCCGCAGCCCTCGTACGCGCTCGCGGGGAGTGGTCCCGAACCGGATCCGCGGGCGGTGCTGGAGCCGGACAAGGACGGCGGCTGGCGGGTGGTGGCCGAGCGCGTGACGGTCGTCGTGTCGCGGCACGGGGCGGTGCAGGTGTGCACGCCGGGCGGGGTGACGCTGCGGCGGGATCTGCCGCCGCGCTGGTGGGAGCCGGTCGGCGGAGGTGCGGCACGGTGGATGCAGCGGTCGGAGGTGGCGGCGGACGCCCGGTTCTTCGGTCTGGGCGGGCGGGCGTCCGGTCCCCGGCTGCGGGACGGCGCGTACCGGCTCTGGAACACCGATCCCGGCCGTGCGTTCGGGCCCGGCGAGGATCCGCTGTACCTGACGATGCCGGTGCAGCTGGTGGTGGCGGACGCCGGCACGCATCTGGTGTTCCACGACACCACCTGGGACGGCACGGTCGTCCTGCGCGAGGGCGAGGAGGGTGCCGGGTCCGGGCACGACCGGGCGGGGAGCTGCGAGGTGCGGATGGCCGGTGGTCCGCTGCGCTGCTGGGTGATGGTGGGCACTCCCGCGCGCGTGCTGCTGACGTGGGCCGCGCTGACCGGGCCGCCCGCGCTGCCGCCCGCGTGGGCGCTGGGCCATCATCACGCGCGGTGGGGCTTCGGCAGCGAGCAGGAGCTGCGCCGGATCGTCGCGGGCTACCAGGAGCGAGGGCTGCCGCTGGACGCCGTGCACCTCGATATCGATCACTACGACGAGCACCGGGTGTTCACGGTCGACCAGGAGCGTTTCCCCAAGCTGCCGGTGCTGGCCGAGGAGCTGCGCCGGGACGGGATCCGGCTGGTGTCGATCGTCGACCCGGCGGTGCGGGCGGAACCGGGCAACCCCGTCTACGAGAGCGGTGCGGCCGTGGACGCCTTCGTGCGGGACGGGCGGGGCCGCACGGTGGAGGGTGTCGCATGGGCCGGCGATTCGGTGTTCCCGGATTTCACGCACGCGCGCGTGCGTGAGTGGTGGGGCGGGCTGTACGAGGAGCGGCTGGGGCAGGGCTTCGCGGGGTTCTGGCACGACATGAACGAACCGACGTCCTTCAGCGCCTTCGGTGAGTCGACGCTCCCGCGTTCGGCACGGCACGCCCTGGAGGGGCGCGGCGGCGACCACCGGGAAGCGCACAACGTGTACGCGCTGTGCATGGCCCGGGCAGCCTACGAGGGGCTGCGCGAGCTGGCACCCCGGGAGCGGCCCTTCCTGTTCTCACGCTCGGGCTGGGCCGGGTTGCAGCGGTACGGGGGCACGTGGTCGGGGGACGTGGCGACGGGCTGGCCGGGGCTGCGGGCGTCGCTGTCGCTGGTGCTGGGGCTCGGACTGTGCGGGGTGCCGTACTCGGGTCCGGATGTGGGCGGTTTCGACGGCAGTCCGTCGCCGGAGCTGTACCTTCGGTGGTTCCAGCTGGGCGCGTATCTGCCACTGTTCCGCACCCATGCGGGTCTGCAGGCGGGGCGCAGGGAGCCGTGGGAGTTCGGTGACGAGGTGCTGGAGCACGCGCGCGTGGCGCTGCTCGAACGCCGGCGGCTGCTGCCGTACTTCCTGACGCTGGCGCATCTGGCCCGGCGGACCGGCGCGCCCTATGTCCGGCCGCTGTGGTGGGGGGCGCCTGAGGACCGGGCTCTGCGCGACTGCGAGGACACGTTTCTGCTGGGCGACGGGCTTCTGGTGGCCCCGGTCCTGGATCCCGGTGCCAGGCGGCGCACGGTGCGACTGCCGCGGGGTCGCTGGTACGACACGGTGACGGAGGAGGTTCACGAGGGACCGGCCCAGGTCGTCCTGGACGCCTCGCTGTCCCGGATACCGGTGCTCGCGCGCGCGGGAGCCGTGATCCCCGTGCGGGGCACCGACGGCAGGCTGGAGCTGGAGGTGTGGGCGCCCGCGCGCGGGCGCACCGGTGGCGGTCTGGTCGTGCCGGACGCCGGAGACGGCTGGGACGAACCGGAGATCGAACGCTACGTCGCCCGCCGGCAGGGCGGCCGGGTGGTGGTCACCCGGCACCGGGAGGACGGTGTGGCGGAGCCGCCCTACCCGGTGCGCGTGCGTGGGCTCAGCTGA